The sequence ATTGATCGCCTCCGCGTGAAACCCAAGCATTAACGATTGGGGAAAGGGCCAGGGCTGCGACCCGAAATACCGCAGGTTGGTTACGTCAATGCAGGTTTCCTCTTTGACCTCGCGAATGACGGCTTGTTCGACGGTTTCTCCAGCTTCCACAAACCCGGCCAGCGTTGAGAAGATTCCTTCCGGCCAACTGGGCTGGCGCCCCAGGAGGCACCGGTTTTCGTTGTGCACCAGCATGATCGTTGCCGGGTCGCTGCGCGGAAAGATCTGGGTCTTGCACGATTCATTGGTGCACACCATGACATGGCCCGCTTCGCCGGGACGGGTCGGTGAGGCGCAGACATGGCAGAAACGCTGGCTGGCGTGCCAATGCATGATCGCACGAACGTAGAAAAGCAGCCCGCGATCCGCCGCGGTGAGTTGCCCCTGATAACTTCGAAGGTGGCCGAAAAAGGCGGCGGACTCGGTGAGCTGCAACTGGTCGAGCGCTTCGCGCTGGGTTTCAGCCCGAGCGGACAGGTCTAACGCAAACAAAGCCTGGTCATCAGCCTGGGTCCCAAGGAATACGATCGGGGCCGAATCAAAAGCCTGGGCTTCAAGGCGGACCGCGAGCGGTGGACGATTGCCGTCGTTCGCGAAAAGGTTTTGGCCTTTCCAGTATGGAACCATCCAGGCCGGCGCTTCAAACTGGCCGGACAGCCACCCTGAGTCGAGTCGCCGGTGCGAAGCCCGGTCGAACTTGTGAAGCAAAGGGTCCAGCGCCGTAACTTTAGCCATGCGCTATCTTTTTACATCGTGTGATCCATCCCGCAACCATGCATGCATGGACGACGGCAGCCTACGAGTGCCGCTTTTCCCCGCTTGGCCGGGCATCCCGGGGCACGAGTTCATTTTGAACCCAGGTTTCGCAGGAGCGCGCCGAGGATGCCACCGGCGCCGGCGCTTTCGACCCGTTCGATGGTCCTGGGCAGATAAGGCGACAATGCGTGCGCCAGGTTTGCGAGGGGTAACGACTGCAGCCAGATCCGGCCGGGGCCGGTCAAGGCAGCCAGAAAAATGCCGTCGCCTCCGAACAGCAGGTTTTTGATGCCGGGAATCCGGGTGATGCTGAAATTGACGGTCGCGTCAAACATGCCGACGTGACCCGGGTGCACGCGTAACGTTTCACCCGGTCCGAGGTCGTAGCTGACCACCTCGCCGTCCAGTTCGATCCACGCTTCCCCGGCTCCCGTTACCTGTTGCAGCAGAAAACCCTCTCCGCCAAAAATGCCGGCGCCGAGCGACTGCTGGAAACCGACCGAGAGTTGGACGCCGGGTGTCCCGCAGAGGAATCCGTGCCGATGGACCAGATAACTTTTCGCGGGTGTGACCGCGATCGGCAGGATGTGTCCGGGAACGCGCGTTGCGAACGCCAGCAAACCAGGTTCACCGTGCGCCGAGTATCGGGTCATGAAAAGCGAGCCGCCGCCTGCCAACCGTCTGAACGCGCCGAAAATGCCGCCGGAGCCCCCGAGTTGCGCGCTGGTCTGCAGCGTGATGGATGCACTCATCCAGGATAACTCGCCGGACACCGCCACCACGCTTTCGCCCGGCGCCAGTTGAAACTCCAGGACCGGCAGCGTGGTACCGATAATTCGATGGTTCATGCGCGCTTATGTACGGCAACCGGCGCGGCCTGACGAGACATCATTCCCATTCGGTCGCAGGAGACGGCACGCCGCACCACGGGGAGTCAAGCTTCGCCGGTTTCCGGTTGTAAACTGGGAAAAACGCGGAAGATCTCCTCGCGCGTCGGCCGGCGAACCGAGGCCACGTCGATTTCCTGGCGCCGGCCGTTGATTTCCGCGGTGAATCGTTCCCCCGTTTTCCGGCCGAGCAAGGCTTTTCCGAGGGGTGAATTGTATGGTATCGGAACCAGGTCACCTTCCTCGGGCAGGTGGTTGTCGCGTGCGCCGGCCACCAGAAAACTGTCGGTTGCGCCGTTCCAGTCGAGCGTTACCACGGTTCCGATCTCGATTTGGGCAACCGCGGGAGCGGCCGGGTCGGACGGCACCCAGCTGAGCGGATCGACCAGGGTGTGTCCCTGGGCAATCAGATCGTTCATTTCACGGGTCAGGCGGCGCTGGATTCGCCCCATGGTCCGGAACTTTTCTTTGGCGGCCTGGTAAGGGGCATTTTCGCTCAGGTCTCCGTCCAGCTTGGCAACCTTTGCCTCGCGCAGGGCGGCGTTCTTCTGGGCGACGGTGTCCTCAAAACGGTCGCCCAGGGCCCATGCGCTCACCGTCGAAAGGATGATTTTGTCTGGCATAATTCGTCTTCAACAGGCTTGCGCGGGAGCAATCCATGGAGATTTTACGGGCCGGTTCCCTGCAGACCCGCGTTAGGCTCTCCCCTATCCGCCCGTCACCTTAGACGTTACGCCGGCTCTGAGCTTCAACTCTTCAGCCGCAGCCAGGAAAAGCCGTACGGGGCGAGTTTCACCTTGATCTTTCCGTCTTTGACAGATTCCATCGGCAATTCGTCGAAAAGGTAAAGAAAGCGGATGAACCGTTCGTCCCAGAGGTGAACCGTCACTTCCACCGGTTTGCCGGCGAAATTATGCACGGCCAGCAGCGCATTTCGGTTCTCGTCTTCACAGGCATGGGCAAACACGTGGCTGGGACAATCGTTTTCCACGAACCGGAAATTACCTTCGCCGATCTCAGGGTATTCCTTCCGGGTGCGTATCAACCGCTCGAGCGCGTTGAGTAACGAGTCCGGCTGGCGTCGCTGGGTCTGAACGTTCACCTTGCGATAATCAAACGGCCCGGAGCTGACGAGGGGACGCCGCAACTGGCTCGGCGGAGCGGATGAAAATCCGGCATTCCGGTCGGGTGACCACTGCATGGGCGTGCGCACGCTGTAACGCTCTTCCTGTTTAAGGTCATCGCCCATCCCGATCTCATCGCCGTACCAAATGACCGGCGTACCCGGCAGCGAGAAGATCAGGCTGTAGCCGAGCATTTGCCGCGCGAGGTTTCCATCCAGCATCGGTGCCAACCGCCGGCGGATACCCCGGTCGTAGAGCTGCATTTCCGGCTTCGGCCCGAAAGCTTCAAAACAAAGCTCACGTTCGATGTTGCTCAGCCGGCTAAGGTCCAATTCATCATGGTTGCGCAGGAAATAGGCAAAATGGCAACCGCCGGGCAGCTTGGGCAACTGGAGCAGGCTGCGGGTCAGCGGCTCGGGTGACTCCTGAGCCATCGCGAGGAACAGGTGCGGGTTAACGAAGAAATTAAGCACCATGTGCATGCGCTCGCCGCGATTGCCGAAGAAATGCAGCATCTGGTCCGGAAGCACGTTCGCCTCAGCCAGCAGGATCGCGTTGCCGGTGCGCCACGACAGGAAACTGCGCAGTTCATCAAGAAATGTGAATTCCTCGTGGGGCCGCTTGTCGGCGTCCGCCCCCTTATAGGCGATCACGAACGGCGTGGCGTCCACCCGGAAACCCGACACGCCGAGGGCCAGCCAGAACCCCATGATCTTTTTGATTTCCGCACGAACGGCCGGGTGAGCCGTGTTCAGGTCGGGTTGATAGTCATAGAACCGGTGAAAGTAGTAGGCTTTGGCCAGCCGGTCGTAATGCCACACGGAGCGCTGTTTCCCCGGAAAAACCACTTGGTCGCTCGTGTTGCCGGGTTCATCCTTTCGCCAGACGTAATAGTCGTGGTACTGCGGGCGGCCGCGCCGGGCCGCCTGGAACCACGGGTGCTGGTCCGAGGTGTGGTTGACCACCAGATCGATGATGACCCGGATCCCGCGGTCCTGGGCCTCGTGCATGAAAGCAACGAAATCGCCGAGATCGCCCAGGGCCGGATGGACGTTGATATAATCGGTGATGTCGTAGCCGTTGTCGCGCCCGGGCGACGGGTAAAACGGCAGAAGCCAGACGCAGTTTACGCCGAGGCCGGCAAGGTAACTCAGGCCTTGTTGCAGCCCGATAAAGTCGCCGATCCCGTCCCCGTTCCCATCCTTGAAAGTATCGACGTCCACACAATAAATGACCGCGTTCTTGAACCAGCGACTTTCCATGGTGGCAAGGGGAATGGAATGCATGCGGGAGCGATCCACGCTTTCACAGATCTTTTCGGATTAGAAGAGGATTCGGCAGCGCATATTTACCGGCACGCCGAGGAATGGAGCGCCTACGTTCAGAAGCGCCAGTCGCTCATGGCCTGACAGGGTTGAATCCCTACCGGATCCGCGCTGATTTTCAGGCACCGGGCCTACCCGGATTACAGAGGCCGGACGACCGGTCCGGCTCACTTGTTCTGTTTTTGTCAGCACACAAGGTTTATGGAGAACCGAAATCAAACCGCGCAAGACAATGCCCCCGGGCAGCCCAGCCAGACCGACATGATCCTTGGACGACCGGCCGATCAGGCGCCCAAAGACGTTGTTGCGGCAGTGGCGCCGGACCAGATCGACCCGGTGCTTCGGCCGCGTTACCAACAGCTTTTACAGCTACGCGATGACCTCATCGATCAGGAAAACAACCTGCAGGCGCAGGGCGAAGAGGTGCAACCGAAGGACCGGCAACAGGCGGATGCGGAGTCGGCCACCGTCATCAACCTTCGCGACATGGCGTTTGCCCGCGCCATGACTTACAACGAGTTAATCGAAGAAGTAAACGAGGCGCTGGGCCGGATCGAGGGCGGCACCTACGGCCGTTGCGAATTGACCGGCAAACCGATTCCCGCCGAACGGCTTGACGCCAT is a genomic window of Verrucomicrobiota bacterium containing:
- a CDS encoding TIGR00266 family protein, giving the protein MNHRIIGTTLPVLEFQLAPGESVVAVSGELSWMSASITLQTSAQLGGSGGIFGAFRRLAGGGSLFMTRYSAHGEPGLLAFATRVPGHILPIAVTPAKSYLVHRHGFLCGTPGVQLSVGFQQSLGAGIFGGEGFLLQQVTGAGEAWIELDGEVVSYDLGPGETLRVHPGHVGMFDATVNFSITRIPGIKNLLFGGDGIFLAALTGPGRIWLQSLPLANLAHALSPYLPRTIERVESAGAGGILGALLRNLGSK
- a CDS encoding alpha-amylase family protein translates to MESRWFKNAVIYCVDVDTFKDGNGDGIGDFIGLQQGLSYLAGLGVNCVWLLPFYPSPGRDNGYDITDYINVHPALGDLGDFVAFMHEAQDRGIRVIIDLVVNHTSDQHPWFQAARRGRPQYHDYYVWRKDEPGNTSDQVVFPGKQRSVWHYDRLAKAYYFHRFYDYQPDLNTAHPAVRAEIKKIMGFWLALGVSGFRVDATPFVIAYKGADADKRPHEEFTFLDELRSFLSWRTGNAILLAEANVLPDQMLHFFGNRGERMHMVLNFFVNPHLFLAMAQESPEPLTRSLLQLPKLPGGCHFAYFLRNHDELDLSRLSNIERELCFEAFGPKPEMQLYDRGIRRRLAPMLDGNLARQMLGYSLIFSLPGTPVIWYGDEIGMGDDLKQEERYSVRTPMQWSPDRNAGFSSAPPSQLRRPLVSSGPFDYRKVNVQTQRRQPDSLLNALERLIRTRKEYPEIGEGNFRFVENDCPSHVFAHACEDENRNALLAVHNFAGKPVEVTVHLWDERFIRFLYLFDELPMESVKDGKIKVKLAPYGFSWLRLKS
- a CDS encoding GreA/GreB family elongation factor, whose amino-acid sequence is MPDKIILSTVSAWALGDRFEDTVAQKNAALREAKVAKLDGDLSENAPYQAAKEKFRTMGRIQRRLTREMNDLIAQGHTLVDPLSWVPSDPAAPAVAQIEIGTVVTLDWNGATDSFLVAGARDNHLPEEGDLVPIPYNSPLGKALLGRKTGERFTAEINGRRQEIDVASVRRPTREEIFRVFPSLQPETGEA
- the nudC gene encoding NAD(+) diphosphatase, with protein sequence MAKVTALDPLLHKFDRASHRRLDSGWLSGQFEAPAWMVPYWKGQNLFANDGNRPPLAVRLEAQAFDSAPIVFLGTQADDQALFALDLSARAETQREALDQLQLTESAAFFGHLRSYQGQLTAADRGLLFYVRAIMHWHASQRFCHVCASPTRPGEAGHVMVCTNESCKTQIFPRSDPATIMLVHNENRCLLGRQPSWPEGIFSTLAGFVEAGETVEQAVIREVKEETCIDVTNLRYFGSQPWPFPQSLMLGFHAEAINTDIVCAPELAEVRWFDVDETNALMARLDLRYPHLDTIARRLIRAWLNMRNG